In the Magnolia sinica isolate HGM2019 chromosome 15, MsV1, whole genome shotgun sequence genome, one interval contains:
- the LOC131226663 gene encoding LOW QUALITY PROTEIN: pentatricopeptide repeat-containing protein At2g19280 (The sequence of the model RefSeq protein was modified relative to this genomic sequence to represent the inferred CDS: inserted 1 base in 1 codon; substituted 1 base at 1 genomic stop codon), producing the protein MVFHEAFPFSVRGLKRVFLRRDNALKLLPFWNSVLSFSSALLGHDLSVSEDSGDENLPKTVPKRVSAETWKQNVRRGGFIKQASLDFGIRDNLRIVEILSCRGWDLGFPDTLTACLDDSHMVWILNDLYGESSDAKLTFLFFSWYGNCSESKHGIRSVCAMIRISVSGNMNHEAMRLLGYLVRNRDGGDGWHDVVFDFLGESCTDRSVLETVYSMLVSLFVEENMIDFALKSIYRMKVLNFFPAIQACHSIIRALLESERLELAWEVFEESVXNAATISLFIHKYCAEGSLSCTCKLLLEMKNYGCEADIVAYTIVIDALSKRGLLKEATSLLCKIIQMGLSLDSISVASIVNGYCKAGRMVEAMDVLKVSSSTPDIFMYTSFISEFCSKGNVVNAIVLFDEISELVMFPDCFSYTTIIEGFCKVGDMDRALKYFGKMLKKGLNQSIVTYTVLINGFCKIGDLEATEHLFDVMTREGLKPDVVCXNVLIDGHSKKGYMHNACEWLGMMRIADVSPDIATYNILIHSLIKRGFVKQSREILNELVMRGVSLDKLTFTNIIHGFVKEGSFQEVYLLLCQMSEKGLKPDVVTCSALLNGYCKAHRTQEADALFHKMLDAGLDPDMTLYNTLVRGYCRDGNIQDACRVVTMMVKHGLIPNDATHWGLVSGFDKYGVENAAVNAFIKLHQILLDNGIDIGKSHCAAMLGLTNGSS; encoded by the exons ATGGTTTTTCATGAGGCATTTCCATTCTCTGTACGGGGATTGAAGCGGGTTTTTCTTAGAAGAGACAACGCTCTCAAATTACTTCCTTTTTGGAATTCCGTTCTCTCATTTTCATCGGCTTTACTTGGACATGATTTGTCGGTTTCCGAAGATTCTGGAGACGAGAATCTGCCGAAGACAGTCCCGAAAAGGGTTTCGGCAGAAACCTGGAAGCAGAACGTCAGAAGGGGCGGTTTCATCAAACAGGCATCCTTGGATTTTGGAATTCGGGACAATCTAAGGATAGTGGAAATTCTTTCATGCCGTGGCTGGGATTTGGGTTTCCCGGACACACTCACGGCCTGTCTCGATGATTCACATATGGTGTGGATTCTGAATGATCTCTATGGCGAGAGCTCTGACGCTAAACTCACTTTCCTCTTCTTCAGTTGGTATGGGAATTGCAGTGAGTCGAAGCATGGGATTCGGTCGGTTTGTGCAATGATACGTATTTCTGTTTCGGGAAATATGAATCATGAAGCAATGCGTTTGCTTGGATATCTTGTTAGAAACAGGGATGGAGGAGATGGTTGGCatgacgtggtgttcgattttctTGGGGAGAGCTGTACGGATAGAAGTGTTTTGGAAACTGTGTATAGCATGCTCGTTAGCTTATTTGTAGAGGAAAACATGATAGACTTTGCTCTCAAGTCGATTTATCGAATGAAGGTGCTTAACTTCTTTCCTGCAATTCAGGCTTGTCATTCTATTATTCGTGCACTCCTAGAATCAGAACGGTTGGAATTGGCTTGGGAAGTGTTCGAAGAAAGTG AAAATGCTGCTACTATTAGCTTATTTATCCACAAGTATTGTGCTGAAGGCAGTTTGTCTTGCACTTGTAAGCTGCTCCTTGAAATGAAGAATTACGGGTGCGAAGCGGATATTGTCGCATACACTATTGTGATCGATGCGCTCTCCAAAAGGGGTCTTTTAAAAGAGGCGACTTCACTCCTGTGCAAAATAATCCAGATGGGTCTCTCTCTGGATTCCATTTCAGTTGCCTCGATTGTCAATGGTTACTGTAAGGCAGGAAGGATGGTGGAAGCAATGGACGTTTTGAAGGTGTCCAGTTCCACACCTGACATTTTTATGTATACTAGCTTTATTTCAGAGTTTTGTAGCAAGGGTAATGTGGTAAATGCCATTGTGTTGTTCGATGAGATATCTGAGCTGGTTATGTTTCCTGATTGTTTTAGCTACACTACGATTATCGAAGGTTTCTGTAAAGTTGGTGACATGGATCGAGCTCTTAAATATTTTGGCAAAATGTTGAAAAAAGGGCTTAACCAGTCCATTGTCACATATACAGTTCTCATTAATGGCTTTTGCAAGATCGGAGATTTGGAAGCCACTGAACATTTGTTTGATGTGATGACAAGAGAGGGCCTGAAACCAGATGTGGTTTGTTAAAATGTGTTGATAGATGGCCATAGTAAAAAGGGTTATATGCATAATGCTTGCGAGTGGTTAGGTATGATGAGGATAGCTGATGTTTCGCCGGACATTGCGACCTATAACATTCTCATCCATAGTCTTATCAAAAGAGGCTTTGTGAAACAGTCGAGAGAGATCTTGAATGAGCTCGTTATGAGAGGGGTTTCGCTAGACAAACTCACATTTACCAACATCATTCACGGGTTCGTTAAAGAAGGTAGCTTTCAGGAGGTGTATCTTCTATTGTGTCAAATGAGTGAAAAGGGTCTGAAACCTGACGTCGTCACTTGCAGCGCTCTCCTTAATGGGTATTGCAAAGCACATCGTACGCAGGAAGCAGACGCTTTGTTTCATAAGATGTTGGATGCAGGTCTGGATCCAGACATGACATTGTACAACACACTTGTGCGGGGTTATTGCCGTGATGGAAATATACAAGATGCTTGCAGAGTTGTAACCATGATGGTTAAACATGGCCTGATTCCCAATGATGCAACGCACTGGGGGCTAGTCTCTGGTTTTGACAAATACGGGGTTGAAAATGCTGCAGTAAATGCTTTCATTAAATTACATCAGATATTACTTGACAATGGTATTGACATTGGTAAATCTCATTGTGCGGCTATGCTCGGTTTGACAAATGGGAGCTCTTAA